One region of Armigeres subalbatus isolate Guangzhou_Male chromosome 3, GZ_Asu_2, whole genome shotgun sequence genomic DNA includes:
- the LOC134225453 gene encoding gelsolin-like: MQSHILHLTVLATILGMALTANVPSTPSKKLNIPAFSNAGKTAGTEIWRVENFQPVAVPKAEHGKFYSGDSYIVLHTMEDKNKKKTHNAHFWLGLKTTQDEAGSAAILTVQLDDLLSGAPVQYREVEGSESDLFLSYFKGTIRYLEGGVASGFKHVETNAAQPKRLFHVKGNKNVRLRQVELAVSAMNRGDCFILDADRNVYVWVGPKANRVEKLKATNVANDIRDHDHNGRSKVHIIDSFSTLTDQEDFFKVLGSGSPSTVPAKETAKEDSVFEKADAARVELYKVTDSKAGKLAVEPITQRPLKQDMLKPDDAFILDTGSGLYVWIGKTATQQEKTQSLVKAQEFIKNKKYPAWTAVERVLQNTETTPFKHFFQTWRDAGATGTRLV; this comes from the exons ATGCAGTCCCACATCCTACACCTGACGGTGTTGGCCACCATACTTGGAATGGCGCTGACGGCCAATGTGCCCAGCACACCAAGTAAAAAACTCAACATTCCAGCCTTCAGCAATGCCGGTAAAACGGCAGGAACTGAAATCTGGCGagtagaaaatttccaacccgttGCCGTACCGAAGGCCGAGCATGGAAAGTTCTACTCCGGAGATTCATATATTGTTCTCCAC ACCATGGAGgacaaaaataagaagaaaacccACAACGCACATTTCTGGCTGGGTTTGAAGACCACCCAGGACGAGGCCGGATCCGCTGCCATCTTGACCGTGCAGTTGGATGACCTGCTGAGTGGAGCCCCCGTCCAGTATCGCGAGGTTGAAGGATCCGAGTCGGATCTTTTCCTCAGCTACTTCAAGGGTACCATTCGCTATCTGGAAGGTGGCGTGGCGTCCGGGTTCAAACATGTGGAAACCAATGCCGCTCAACCGAAACGCCTGTTCCACGTCAAGGGAAACAAGAACGTCCGTCTGCGGCAGGTTGAGCTGGCCGTATCCGCCATGAACAGAGGAGACTGCTTCATTCTGGACGCTGACCGGAATGTTTACGTCTGGGTTGGACCGAAAGCCAACCGCGTGGAGAAGCTGAAGGCCACCAACGTCGCCAACGACATTCGCGACCATGACCACAATGGACGTTCTAAGGTTCATATTATTGATTCATTTTCTACGCTGACGGATCAGGAAGACTTCTTCAAAGTGCTAGGATCTGGTTCGCCATCGACTGTGCCGGCCAAGGAGACGGCCAAGGAGGACAGCGTATTCGAAAAAGCTGATGCTGCCCGAGTTGAGCTCTATAAGGTCACCGATTCCAAGGCAGGAAAACTGGCAGTTGAACCAATTACCCAGCGGCCACTGAAGCAGGACATGTTGAAGCCCGACGATGCTTTCATTCTGGATACTGGCTCCGGTTTGTACGTGTGGATCGGAAAGACCGCTACCCAACAGGAAAAGACGCAGTCCCTAGTGAAGGCTCAGGAATTCATTAAGAACAAAAAATACCCCGCATGGACGGCCGTAGAACGAGTCCTACAAAATACCGAGACGACACCTTTCAAGCATTTCTTCCAGACCTGGCGTGATGCTGGGGCAACGGGAACCCGACTTGTCTGA